In Syntrophotaleaceae bacterium, a genomic segment contains:
- the rnr gene encoding ribonuclease R yields the protein MPLSPDDLLQFLHRRPGRAMTAREILAAFNLSRKERQEALRLLEKMVEEGLLGQKGRRLIPIRRRDLREGRISLHRDGYGFVSLDKEEGDLFVPARYLGGAMDGDRVAVRSDRRGRSGRPEGQVLQVLERAHKTVVGRFEIQHRQCLVFPADPRISRPLLVDPPPSSTRPGQIVVLKIDTYPAENRLARGHVVEVLGDPEDPRVEIRVIAHKFDLPWIFPEEVVQAAAEMPEKVVEEDHVGREDLRDLPLVTIDGETARDFDDAVAVRRETGGRIRLWVAIADVSHYVALNGAIDREAYERATSVYFPGFCIPMLPEALSNELCSLKPDQDRLAMTAELLFDANGHRESARFYPALIRSRARLTYTEVRDMVVSGDQQIIDRYPDIFPQVLIMEELALRLMAMRRQRGSLDFDLPEAEIVLDLRGRPEDIVRAERNIAHRIIEEFMLAANEAVATWLTEKKLPLLYRIHESPDLEKMQDFQEFMAHLNYGLNLGEDGVEPDRLQKLLDEVEGTPEERVVHHVLLRSMKQARYSPDNAGHFGLAADLYCHFTSPIRRYPDLVVHRLLREALKSQGLPEKRTAFWGRRLPGIAEHTSRNERRAMEAERDVIDLKKCQFMRDKVGEEFPGFISGVQPFGFFVELRDVFVEGLVHVATLKDDYYQYDEILHRLTGQNRRREFKVGEQVDVRLSKVDIDRREMDFELVTDSRG from the coding sequence ATGCCCCTTTCTCCGGATGATCTTCTCCAATTTCTGCATCGTCGGCCCGGCCGGGCGATGACCGCCCGGGAGATTCTGGCCGCTTTCAATCTTTCCAGAAAAGAACGGCAAGAAGCTCTGCGTCTGCTGGAAAAAATGGTGGAGGAGGGTCTGCTGGGCCAAAAGGGCCGGCGGTTGATCCCTATCCGGCGTCGTGATTTGCGGGAAGGAAGAATATCGCTTCATCGCGACGGGTACGGCTTTGTCAGCTTGGACAAGGAAGAGGGAGATCTTTTTGTCCCGGCCCGCTATCTCGGGGGAGCCATGGATGGCGACCGGGTCGCTGTGCGGAGCGACCGCCGGGGACGGTCTGGCCGGCCTGAAGGTCAAGTTTTACAGGTTTTGGAGCGTGCCCACAAAACTGTGGTCGGGCGGTTCGAAATCCAGCACCGCCAATGTCTGGTTTTTCCCGCCGATCCCCGGATCAGCCGTCCGCTGCTGGTCGACCCTCCTCCCTCATCAACGCGGCCGGGACAGATTGTTGTTCTGAAGATCGATACTTATCCCGCCGAAAATCGCCTTGCCCGGGGGCATGTCGTGGAAGTGCTCGGAGATCCGGAGGATCCCCGGGTGGAGATACGGGTCATTGCCCACAAATTCGACCTGCCCTGGATATTTCCTGAAGAGGTTGTGCAGGCCGCAGCCGAAATGCCCGAAAAAGTCGTCGAGGAGGACCACGTCGGCAGGGAAGATCTGCGGGATCTGCCTTTGGTGACCATCGATGGAGAAACGGCCAGGGATTTCGACGACGCCGTGGCGGTGCGGCGCGAAACGGGCGGCCGCATTCGACTTTGGGTGGCAATCGCCGACGTATCCCATTACGTCGCTTTGAACGGCGCCATCGATCGGGAGGCCTATGAGCGGGCCACCAGCGTCTATTTCCCCGGCTTCTGCATTCCGATGCTGCCCGAGGCTCTCAGCAACGAGCTCTGTTCGCTGAAGCCGGACCAGGACCGGCTGGCCATGACCGCCGAACTGTTGTTCGATGCAAACGGCCACCGGGAATCGGCACGCTTCTACCCGGCCCTCATCCGCAGCCGGGCCCGTCTGACCTACACCGAGGTGCGGGATATGGTGGTCAGTGGGGATCAGCAAATCATCGATCGGTATCCGGATATCTTCCCGCAGGTGCTGATCATGGAAGAACTCGCCCTGCGGTTGATGGCCATGCGCCGCCAACGGGGCAGTCTGGACTTCGACCTGCCGGAGGCGGAGATCGTGCTCGACCTTCGAGGCCGGCCGGAGGATATCGTCCGGGCGGAACGAAACATCGCCCATCGGATCATTGAGGAATTCATGCTGGCGGCCAATGAGGCGGTAGCGACCTGGCTCACGGAAAAAAAGCTCCCTTTGCTCTATCGGATCCATGAGTCGCCGGATCTTGAGAAAATGCAAGATTTTCAGGAGTTCATGGCTCATCTGAATTACGGTTTGAACCTGGGGGAGGATGGCGTCGAACCTGACCGATTGCAGAAACTGCTCGATGAAGTGGAAGGGACCCCGGAAGAGAGGGTGGTTCACCACGTCCTGCTAAGGAGCATGAAGCAGGCCCGCTATTCCCCTGATAACGCAGGTCATTTCGGCCTTGCGGCGGACCTGTATTGCCATTTTACGTCACCGATAAGGCGCTATCCCGACCTGGTGGTCCACCGTCTTCTGCGCGAGGCTTTGAAAAGCCAGGGGTTGCCGGAAAAGCGTACAGCCTTCTGGGGGCGCCGCCTGCCTGGCATCGCCGAGCATACTTCCCGAAACGAAAGGCGGGCCATGGAGGCCGAACGGGATGTCATCGATCTGAAAAAATGCCAGTTCATGCGCGACAAGGTGGGGGAGGAGTTCCCGGGATTCATTTCGGGAGTCCAGCCCTTCGGTTTCTTTGTCGAACTCAGGGACGTCTTCGTCGAGGGTCTCGTTCATGTAGCCACATTGAAAGACGACTATTACCAGTACGATGAAATACTGCACCGCCTTACAGGCCAGAACCGCCGCCGTGAATTTAAGGTCGGAGAACAGGTAGACGTCCGTCTCTCCAAAGTCGATATCGACCGGCGGGAGATGGATTTTGAATTGGTGACCGACAGTCGTGGATAA
- a CDS encoding bifunctional riboflavin kinase/FAD synthetase → MRIIRNLDELTEPLPNAVVTIGNFDGVHLGHREIFRKVVARSRELGGTSVVYTFVPHPLRVIKPRHAPPLISTYREKEILIEASCIDVLVCAPFDRKMAEMPAHLFVRDVLVEKIGVRHLVIGYDYLFGKGREGNAELLRRMGEHLNFSVEVLAPMTEGGEAFSSTRIRDMILQGEVKEVTGLLGRHFNFEGTVVHGFKRGVKLGFPTANLKTDKELLPKIGVYAVKVKWNDRILDGVLNIGNNPTFEAAGQFIEVHLFDFSEQIYGENLRIYFIQRLRDEMRFENSARLVHAIQQDIRKAREILANTRIIRYQDYLDCGTALPLEFKANGGEAG, encoded by the coding sequence ATGCGCATCATAAGAAATCTGGATGAACTGACGGAACCTTTGCCTAACGCGGTCGTGACCATAGGCAACTTTGACGGCGTCCACCTCGGCCATCGGGAAATTTTTCGAAAGGTGGTTGCCAGATCCCGGGAGCTTGGCGGCACTTCAGTCGTATACACCTTTGTTCCCCACCCACTTCGAGTGATAAAACCCCGGCATGCACCACCCCTGATCAGCACCTACAGGGAAAAGGAAATTCTCATTGAAGCGTCCTGTATCGATGTCCTGGTCTGTGCTCCCTTTGACAGGAAAATGGCAGAAATGCCCGCGCACCTTTTCGTGCGCGATGTGCTTGTGGAAAAGATCGGGGTTCGTCATCTGGTAATCGGATACGACTACCTGTTCGGCAAGGGCCGCGAAGGCAATGCCGAACTGCTGCGCCGGATGGGGGAACACCTGAATTTCAGTGTCGAGGTGCTGGCGCCCATGACCGAAGGGGGGGAGGCGTTCAGTTCGACCCGTATCCGGGATATGATCCTGCAAGGAGAAGTCAAGGAGGTGACCGGGCTTCTGGGGAGACATTTCAACTTCGAAGGCACGGTTGTTCACGGGTTCAAGCGGGGGGTAAAGCTGGGTTTCCCGACCGCCAATCTGAAGACCGACAAGGAATTGCTGCCGAAGATCGGGGTCTATGCAGTCAAAGTCAAATGGAACGACAGAATTCTGGATGGTGTTTTGAATATCGGCAATAATCCGACTTTTGAGGCTGCCGGACAATTTATCGAAGTGCATCTTTTTGATTTTTCCGAACAGATTTATGGCGAAAATTTAAGGATTTATTTTATTCAGAGGCTGCGTGACGAGATGAGGTTCGAAAACTCGGCGCGACTTGTGCATGCTATCCAGCAGGACATTCGCAAGGCACGGGAAATCCTCGCAAATACACGTATTATCCGGTACCAGGATTATCTCGATTGCGGCACCGCGCTGCCCCTTGAATTCAAAGCGAATGGAGGGGAAGCGGGATGA
- the aroE gene encoding shikimate dehydrogenase — protein sequence MTLSGTTRILGIFGDPVAHTLSPLMQNAALRQTGIDAVYVPFHVKAEELGDAVRALRVLNIWGVNVTVPHKEAVCEWLDEVDAEARLIGAVNTIANRNGRLVGFNTDATGFLRSLRQDLNFDPCSKKILLLGAGGACRAALVALGQEGARHIHVANRTPERAEALVQEFAAVFQKTRLDYSGLDSDALRVAAKDLDLVVNSSAVGLKGEAFTALPWQSFGPEVAVYDMVYALQGTPLVRAALEKGLRAVGGQGMLVCQGEEAFSIWTGRKSPDGVMKTALDEKMNVS from the coding sequence ATGACGTTGAGCGGGACCACCAGGATTTTGGGTATCTTTGGAGACCCGGTTGCTCATACCCTGTCGCCGCTGATGCAGAATGCCGCCCTGCGGCAGACAGGCATTGATGCCGTTTACGTTCCCTTTCATGTCAAAGCCGAAGAGCTGGGTGATGCCGTACGTGCCCTTCGGGTACTGAATATCTGGGGCGTCAATGTTACCGTGCCTCACAAGGAGGCGGTTTGTGAATGGCTGGATGAGGTCGATGCTGAGGCCCGCCTGATCGGCGCCGTCAACACCATCGCTAACAGGAATGGAAGGCTGGTCGGCTTCAATACTGATGCGACCGGATTCCTTCGATCCCTTCGACAGGATCTGAATTTTGATCCCTGCAGCAAGAAAATCCTGCTGCTCGGGGCCGGCGGTGCCTGCCGGGCGGCTCTGGTTGCCCTGGGTCAGGAAGGCGCTCGACACATACATGTCGCCAACCGAACCCCGGAACGGGCCGAAGCTCTTGTTCAGGAATTCGCCGCGGTTTTTCAAAAAACCCGGCTGGACTACTCTGGTCTCGACAGTGATGCATTACGGGTGGCGGCCAAGGATTTGGATCTGGTGGTGAATTCTTCCGCCGTCGGGTTGAAGGGCGAGGCGTTCACCGCGCTCCCCTGGCAGTCTTTTGGGCCGGAAGTGGCCGTCTATGATATGGTTTACGCTTTGCAAGGAACGCCGCTGGTTCGAGCAGCCCTGGAAAAAGGTCTTCGGGCCGTTGGGGGACAGGGCATGCTGGTGTGCCAGGGTGAGGAGGCATTTTCAATCTGGACCGGCCGCAAATCTCCAGATGGGGTCATGAAAACGGCTCTGGACGAAAAAATGAACGTTTCCTGA